The following coding sequences are from one Oncorhynchus clarkii lewisi isolate Uvic-CL-2024 chromosome 20, UVic_Ocla_1.0, whole genome shotgun sequence window:
- the LOC139377268 gene encoding CMRF35-like molecule 7 isoform X2: protein MVILLVLTLKVVLLLAAMWSVYSAELITVERYKGGKAEIRCPYREEWRSHQKYLCKGSKMECITFLGDNDIETEDEERSSKWRYSLQDDKGVRVFIVTITNLMSDDAGTYWCGVERFGLDPEVYGDFLSSTSCLISRTTLLAFY from the exons ATGGTTATCCTGCTGGTCCTCACACTGAAGGTTGTCCTCCTCTTAG CTGCTATGTGGAGTGTGTATTCAGCAGAGTTGATCACAGTGGAAAGATATAAGGGAGGCAAGGCAGAGATCAGATGCCCCtatagagaggagtggaggagccaCCAGAAGTACCTCTGTAAAGGCAGCAAAATGGAGTGTATAACATTTTTGGGAGACAATGATATTGAGACTGAGGATGAAGAACGAAGCTCTAAATGGAGATACTCCCTACAGGATGACAAAGGGGTCAGAGTCTTCATTGTGACCATCACCAACCTGATGTCAGATGATGCTGGAACATACTGGTGTGGAGTGGAACGATTTGGACTGGACCCTGAAGTGTATGGAG ATTTCCTGTCGTCAACctcttgcctgatctcccggactacgtTATTAGCCTTTTATTAG
- the LOC139377268 gene encoding polymeric immunoglobulin receptor-like isoform X1: protein MVILLVLTLKVVLLLAAMWSVYSAELITVERYKGGKAEIRCPYREEWRSHQKYLCKGSKMECITFLGDNDIETEDEERSSKWRYSLQDDKGVRVFIVTITNLMSDDAGTYWCGVERFGLDPEVYGDWCCENHTAVTGYEEQTVSIHCMYDEKTEDNEKYFCKVTTQSRCIDDVKVTTTKSQNGRFSLFDNRTAGAFTVTITRLTQEDAGRYLCGVQNNQALDTLSAVQLDIKNFLSSTSCLISRTTLLAFY from the exons ATGGTTATCCTGCTGGTCCTCACACTGAAGGTTGTCCTCCTCTTAG CTGCTATGTGGAGTGTGTATTCAGCAGAGTTGATCACAGTGGAAAGATATAAGGGAGGCAAGGCAGAGATCAGATGCCCCtatagagaggagtggaggagccaCCAGAAGTACCTCTGTAAAGGCAGCAAAATGGAGTGTATAACATTTTTGGGAGACAATGATATTGAGACTGAGGATGAAGAACGAAGCTCTAAATGGAGATACTCCCTACAGGATGACAAAGGGGTCAGAGTCTTCATTGTGACCATCACCAACCTGATGTCAGATGATGCTGGAACATACTGGTGTGGAGTGGAACGATTTGGACTGGACCCTGAAGTGTATGGAG ATTGGTGCTGTGAGAATCACACTGCAGTGACTGGCTATGAAGAACAGACAGTCTCCATCCATTGTATGTATGATGAAAAAACTGAAGACAATGAGAAATACTTCTGCAAAGTGACGACACAGTCGAGGTGCATAGATGATGTAAAAGTGACAACAACCAAAAGCCAGAATGGGAGGTTCTCACTGTTCGACAACAGGACAGCCGGAGCATTCACCGTGACCATCACCAGACTAACCCAAGAGGATGCTGGGCGATATCTCTGTGGTGTACAGAACAACCAAGCTCTCGATACCCTGTCAGCAGTCCAGCTTGATATAAAGA ATTTCCTGTCGTCAACctcttgcctgatctcccggactacgtTATTAGCCTTTTATTAG